One window from the genome of Crassostrea angulata isolate pt1a10 chromosome 2, ASM2561291v2, whole genome shotgun sequence encodes:
- the LOC128170770 gene encoding uncharacterized protein LOC128170770, with amino-acid sequence MEEGNIEDANSPIHCDLCNEPNPPLHCEECQCNVCLACVGKHLSDLSKDHKVVPYQKQGSIPKYIKCQSHASERCELHCQRCDLPVCNTCLLSNAHKGHTLTELMEVIRSKKEVIEKDFEEIQQIIYPKYEEILVQLKTDQLNVDSYFEDLAEKVTKQGQEWHVEVDRLVSKLHHDILAEKRNHIASFQQQEENIASTISEIKQSIQDLKRILDLVDFYLTAVYKSKNAVFNRFPEKLSFPSFLPKKIDTGHLSRQFGVFTTESRCSFQSNLLLKSLNTIETFESGHSRIHGLACLSEYEIWIIGSDNSYGCDSGKGMKLFSTKGELLRSKKAIDTPVAIAVTKNGDLMYADDHGNIKIVEYNQIKEVISLKGWKVLDICSTLSGDLLVIMNDYKNSSKVVRYCGSTEKQTIQFNDDGQSLYSPGGKKYLAENKNFDICVADHDAHAVVVVNQDGKLRYRYTGQTATEESFDPVGIATDSQSRVLIAADKSRRIHVHVLDQEGTFLSIIKMPMYMYSKTGLCVDINDCLLVADSNKVYKIKYCT; translated from the coding sequence ATGGAGGAGGGAAACATCGAAGATGCCAATAGCCCTATTCATTGTGATCTATGTAATGAACCTAATCCGCCATTACACTGTGAAGAATGTCAATGCAATGTATGCTTAGCTTGCGTGGGCAAACATCTATCCGATTTATCCAAAGATCACAAAGTTGTTCCATATCAAAAGCAGGGATCCATtcctaaatatataaaatgccaAAGTCACGCAAGTGAGCGTTGTGAACTCCACTGTCAGAGATGTGACTTACCAGTTTGTAACACTTGTCTTTTGTCCAACGCTCATAAAGGTCACACTCTGACTGAACTAATGGAAGTAATTAGGTCAAAGAAAGAGGTCATTGAGAAAGATTTTGAAGAAATACAACAAATCATATATCCAAAATACGAAGAAATTCTAGTCCAATTAAAAACTGACCAATTAAATGTAGATTCCTATTTTGAAGATCTAGCAGAAAAGGTTACCAAACAGGGTCAGGAATGGCATGTAGAAGTTGACAGACTTGTCTCCAAACTACATCATGATATCTTAGCGGAGAAAAGAAACCACATTGCTTCTTTCCAGCAACAAGAAGAAAACATCGCTAGCACAATATCTGAAATTAAGCAAAGCATTCAAGATCTGAAAAGAATTTTAGATTTAGTAGACTTTTATTTGACAgccgtatataaatcaaaaaatgCGGTATTCAACAGATTTCCAGAGAAGCTATCTTTTCCGAGTTTTCTTCCAAAGAAAATCGATACCGGGCACTTAAGTAGACAGTTTGGTGTATTTACGACCGAGAGTCGATGTTCTTTCCAATCCAACCTTTTATTAAAGAGTTTAAATACCATTGAAACATTTGAGTCTGGGCACAGCAGGATACATGGCTTGGCCTGTTTGAGCGAATATGAGATATGGATTATTGGTAGTGATAATTCTTATGGTTGTGATAGTGGTAAGGGTATGAAGCTTTTCTCTACCAAAGGTGAACTACTTCGGTCAAAAAAAGCAATTGACACACCTGTTGCTATAGCAGTAACAAAGAATGGCGATCTTATGTATGCTGATGATCATGGAAATATAAAGATAGTGGAGTACAATCAAATAAAGGAAGTCATAAGTTTGAAAGGATGGAAAGTTCTAGACATCTGCAGTACTCtatctggtgacctcctggttatCATGAACGATTACAAAAACTCGTCAAAAGTAGTACGTTACTGTGGCTCCACTGAGAAACAGACCATACAGTTCAATGACGATGGTCAATCTCTTTACTCTCCAGGTGGAAAGAAATATCTAGCAGAAAACAAGAACTTTGACATTTGTGTTGCTGATCATGACGCCCATGCAGTAGTAGTGGTAAATCAGGATGGAAAGCTTAGATATAGATACACCGGCCAGACCGCCACGGAAGAATCTTTTGACCCAGTTGGCATTGCTACGGACAGTCAGAGTCGGGTTTTGATTGCAGCAGATAAATCCcgtagaatacatgtacatgtattagatcaGGAGGGAACGTTCCTTAGCATTATTAAAATgcctatgtacatgtacagcaaGACAGGTTTATGTGTCGATATAAACGACTGCCTTCTCGTAGCCGATTCTAATAAAGTGTATAAAATCAAATACTGTACGTAA